A part of Carettochelys insculpta isolate YL-2023 chromosome 1, ASM3395843v1, whole genome shotgun sequence genomic DNA contains:
- the LOC142022905 gene encoding olfactory receptor 52N4-like isoform X2: MAPFNLTHSEASTFILMGIPGLEAAHVWISIPFSMFYVIGLLGNFMVLFTVGKEQTLQKPMYLLLCMLALTDMATPTFVVPKALCIFWFSLKDITVSGCLTQMFFLHVVSLIHSAVLVTMAFDRYVAVCDPLRYSTILTNVRIAKLVLVGLTRAVLFILPLPLLLSRQPFCSNRFIPHTQCEHVAVVKMFCGDISVNKIYGFVLLFIVYGVDLTLITLSYNFIIRTVLRISSKEAHQKTLNTCTAHVCVMLMYYTPSLFSNLTHRFGQGIAPQVHIILADLYLLIPPMLNPIIYGVKTKELRDKMGKYTCKL, encoded by the coding sequence ATGGCACCTTTCAATCTCACTCACTCTGAGGCTTCAACATTCATCCTAAtgggcatccctggcctggaggCTGCCCAcgtctggatttccatccctttctcaATGTTCTATGTTATTGGCCTCTTGGGAAATTTTATGGTTCTGTTCACAGTGGGCAAAGAGCAGACCCTGCAGAAGCCGATGTACCTGTTACTCTGTATGCTGGCGCTCACAGACATGGCCACGCCTACCTTTGTTGTGCCGAaggcactgtgtatattttggttcagTTTGAAAGACATTACTGTGAgtggctgcctcacccagatgttcttccttcATGTGGTTTCACTCATTCACTCAGCGGTCCTCGTGacaatggcctttgatcgctatgTTGCCGTATGTGACCCCCTGAGATAcagcaccatcctcaccaatGTGCGAATAGCTAAGTTAGTGCTTGTAGGTTTGACAAGAGCTGTACTTTTTAttctgcccctccctctgctcctgagCAGGCAGCCATTCTGTTCCAACCGCTTTATCCCCCACACACAATGTGAGCACGTAGCTGTGGTGAAGATGTTCTGCGGGGATATCTCTGTCAACAAGATATATGGTTTTGTGCTATTGTTTATAGTTTATGGGGTAGATTTAACATTAATTACTCTTTCCTACAACTTCATCATCAGAACTGTCCTCAGGATCTCCTCCAAGGAAGCTCATCAAAAAACCCTCAATACCTGCACAGCCCATGTATGTGTGATGCTGATGTATTATACTCCCAGCCTGTTCTCTAACCTAACACACCGGTTTGGTCAGGGCATTGCACCTCAAGTTCACATTATCTTGGCTGACCTCTATCTCCTCATCCCTCCCATGCTCAATCCTATCATTTATGGAGTTaaaaccaaagagcttcgtgacaAAATGGGTAAATACACCTGCAAATTGTGA